The Andrena cerasifolii isolate SP2316 chromosome 14, iyAndCera1_principal, whole genome shotgun sequence genome contains a region encoding:
- the LOC143376591 gene encoding uncharacterized protein LOC143376591 isoform X4, translating into MNQQISEEDIQGPKGSCEYFEESMNVASPIEYSEDSIPLSTSNTARQKWLPSDASKHSLLLADLEDSEYEVECQKVANDDQDGDEETIATFVTASGQQLALYAVEDSEEIFAVAMYDESGEPPTNFQFLMKADVERLIGEGAVRTVKKPTQIKKQLLTTQPPIFFSKSQLANDIAVHNENKIISTESPRVHRKENAWEENAPLVEDSGLNLGMKEVPNIIYAADDKHSDVAYLMMDENSTNIDNSEDYQEDDESESEIIEQSTVQYILFEGDQSDSELTFDEIQATLQNLKAAESKSAKKQANKKVVKEQSNFGDIKGTEDVDSAPQNSDYALSNHVSKTLTERKLNRRDSREELLATLGDSPMDGISNGTNLDLSNGSIECTSPESTQRQCKTKRSRKQQLISVNREDSEIIIQPASLLSEEDNNVRKRGKRKRRVVAHSGYRQRSSESKRMKRIKRKEVEVIEIDIDEDESALQSKRDVVEITIDDSKDKYSSDKENEIIMVGDSDDETQQSNSKASLLQCQHCSKSFRQQRSLETHLRVCSKSPSNMIRFNEQKVKHSNRTSEDVVKKQYACKICQTKFDVVVALARHVRSEHSQRKKRRFSKSSIERSPIEVEEKKEPVEPKRQLTMIKKIKRKRSQRPNCTWEVKKLSCSDCGRWFPSAALLRAHCLQHGTKKSEQQIRRCQVCQKLIKSRLLFVQHLKKHGNVQKNTKSIANIQKKLHTTRSVTSKITTLRKRGRPRKL; encoded by the exons ATGAATCAACAAATATCGGAAGAAGATATTCAAGGACCGAAAGGGtcctgcgaatatttcgaaGAAAGCATGAACGTGGCGTCGCCCATAGAATATTCGGAAGATTCAATACCTTTATCTACGAGCAATACAGCTCGGCAGAAATGGCTTCCGAGCGATGCTAGTAAACATAGTTTGCTG CTAGCAGACCTAGAGGACAGCGAGTACGAAGTAGAATGTCAGAAAGTGGCTAACGATGATCAGGACGGAGACGAAGAAACGATAGCCACGTTTGTAACCGCCTCTGGTCAACAATTAGCGCTGTACGCGGTTGAAGATTCAGAAGAAATCTTCGCTGTAGCAATGTACGACGAATCTGGCGAACCTCCAACAAACTTTCAGTTTCTTATGAA AGCAGATGTTGAAAGGTTAATAGGCGAAGGTGCTGTTAGAACTGTAAAGAAGCCAACGCAAATAAAGAAACAGTTGTTAACTACGCAACCACCGATATTTTTTTCGAAGAGTCAGCTAGCGAATGATATCGCGGTGCATAACGAAAATAAGATTATCTCGACTGAAAGTCCGAGGGTGCACAGAAAGGAGAATGCTTGGGAAGAGAATGCACCTTTGGTGGAGGATTCTGGTTTGAATTTAGGCATGAAAGAAGTTCCTAACATTATTTACGCAGCTGATGATAAACACTCTGATGTAGCGTACTTGATGATGGACGAGAATTCTACAAATATCG ATAATTCCGAAGATTATCAAGAAGACGATGAAAGCGAAAGTGAAATTATAGAACAGTCAACGGTACAGTACATCTTGTTCGAAGGTGATCAATCCGATTCGGAACTAACATTCGACGAGATCCAAGCGACCCTGCAGAATCTAAAGGCAGCCGAGTCGAAGTCAGCGAAGAAGCAAGCAAATAAAAAGGTCGTTAAAGAGCAGAGTAACTTTGGAGATATTAAAGGGACAGAGGACGTTGATTCGGCGCCGCAAAATTCCGATTACGCTCTGTCGAACCATGTTTCCAAGACTTTAACTGAAAGAAAGTTGAATCGCAGAGATAGTCGAGAGGAGTTGCTGGCAACTTTAGGGGATTCACCAATGGATGGGATATCGAACGGCACGAACTTAGATCTGTCGAACGGTTCCATCGAATGCACGTCGCCCGAGTCAACGCAAAGACAGTGTAAAACTAAAAGGTCTCGGAAGCAGCAATTAATTTCCGTGAATCGCGAGGACTCGGAAATAATCATACAACCGGCGTCTCTCTTAAGCGAGGAGGACAATAACGTTAGAAAGCGGGGGAAACGAAAGAGAAGAGTGGTGGCTCATTCTGGGTATCGTCAAAGGAGTAGCGAGTCGAAAAGAATGAAACGGATCAAGCGTAAGGAAGTGGAGGTTATTGAGATTGATATCGACGAAGATGAAAGCGCACTTCAATCGAAAAGAGATGTTGTCGAGATAACTATAGACGACAGTAAGGATAAGTACTCTAGCGATAAAGAGAATGAAATAATAATGGTAGGAGATTCTGACGACGAAACACAGCAGTCGAATTCGAAAGCAAGTTTATTGCAGTGCCAGCATTGCTCGAAAAGCTTCAGGCAGCAAAGATCTTTAGAAACTCATTTACGTGTTTGCTCGAAATCCCCGTCGAACATGATTCGGTTTAACGAGCAGAAAGTAAAGCACTCGAACAGAACGAGCGAGGATGTAGTTAAGAAGCAATACGCTTGTAAGATATGCCAGACGAAGTTCGACGTGGTCGTGGCACTAGCCCGCCATGTGCGCTCAGAACATTCTCAAAGGAAGAAACGCAGATTTAGTAAGTCTTCTATAGAACGATCGCCCATAGAAGTTGAGGAGAAGAAAGAGCCTGTTGAGCCGAAAAGGCAACTGACCATGATTAAGAAGATTAAGAGAAAAAGAAGCCAACGACCAAATTGTACCTGGGAAGTAAAGAAATTAAGTTGTTCTGATTGTGGGAGATGGTTCCCAAGTGCTGCTTTACTGAGGGCACATTGTCTACAGCATGGAACAAAGAAATCTG AGCAGCAAATACGTAGATGTCAAGTGTgccagaaattaataaaatctaGATTGCTATTTGTACAACACTTAAAGAAACACGGGAATGTACAGAAGAACACAAAGTCCATAGCAAACATTCAGAAGAAGTTGCATACCACGAGATCGGTGACGAGCAAAATCACAACGCTGAGAAAGCGAGGAAGACCACGGAAACTTTGA